DNA from Prunus persica cultivar Lovell chromosome G6, Prunus_persica_NCBIv2, whole genome shotgun sequence:
caaaacttttttattaCGAGCTTGAAAAGATGTCACAAAGACTGGATACTTGTATTCCTATATATGGggttaattttttatgaatacATTTGAAGTCCATGCCCCGGGACACAATCCAATTTAAAAGATCTTGTTTCCACTGCTGCAGACCTATGAACGTTCCTGTATTGAAAAGTGGCTTGAAGCAGGGCATGGGACATGTCCGAAAACGCAACAGAACCTCTCTAATACCACCCTCACACCGAACTATGCTTTACGTAGTCTCATAGCCCAGTGGTGTGAGGCAAATGGCATTGAACCACCAAAAAGACCCAATGCTCGACTTAATAAAACTGCATCTGCCTGCTCGCCTGCAGAACGTACTAAGATCGAAATTCTCCTCCGCAAGCTGACGTCAGCAAACCCCGAAGACCAAAGGTCTGCTGCGGGTGAAATCCGGCTTCTTGCCAAGCGCAATGCAGATAATCGTGTGGCTATTGCGGAAGCTGGTGCAATCCCCCGGCTCGTTGGCCTTCTTTCAACCCCAGACTCCCGCACCCAGGAGCATGCTGTGACAGCACTTCTCAACCTTTCCATATGTGAGGATAACAAAGGAAGCATCATATCCTGTGGAGCAGTTCCTGGTATTGTTCATGTTCTCAAGAATGGAGGCATGGAGGCTCGGGAAAATGCAGCTGCGACCCTTTTCAGCCTTTCTGTTGTTGATGAAAATAAAGTTAGAATTGGTGCTTCGGGAGCCATTCCACCACTTGTAACATTGCTAAGTGAAGGTACTCAAAGAGGAAAGAAGGATGCTGCTACAGCACTTTTTAACTTGTGCATTTATCAAGGGAACAAGGGGAAGGCAGTAAGGGCTGGTGTTGTTTCAACACTAATGCAGCTGCTGACAGAGCCTGGAGGTGGAATGGTGGATGAGGCACTAGCCATTCTAGCAATACTGGCCAGTCATCCTGAAGGGAAATCAGCCATTGGAGCTGCCGAGGCAGTGCCAGTTTTGGTTGAAGTTATTGGTACTGGATCTCCCCGAAACAGAGAAAATGCAGCTGCAGTTTTGGTGCATCTTTGTTCCGGAGACCAACAACATATAGTAGAGGCTCAGGAACTTGGGGTGATGGGTTCATTAATGGAGTTGGCACAAAATGGCACAGATAGAGGCAAGAGAAAGGCTGCACAGTTGCTTGAGCGAATAAATCGGTTTGTTGAGCAGCAGACACAGCATGCTCAGGCACAAGCCAAGGCTCAATCCGAGACTGAGACCCAGCAGTCACAGCCACCACCCTCCACAACAAATGCTGTTGACAGCtgatagtttatttatttattttatttgttcactTTCTATTTGCTtggtttcttttgttcttttcaagTCAAAAGAAGCGGCTTTGCTTTGGCAGGGGGAGGTGGAAGATCACCTTCCAAGTCTGTAagttattcattttatttgtgtGGGATGAGACTATACTTTCAGGGGTTCTTTATAAAGAGCATCAATGGGTAGGGgggttaaaaagaaaaaacaaaaggaatgaaGGGCTGAGATATATATCTGACATTTATGTGAAAATTGTACCATTGTAACATGTACGACTGTAATCATCCTCAGTTTTTA
Protein-coding regions in this window:
- the LOC18772936 gene encoding U-box domain-containing protein 13, with protein sequence MEKDKVALVQSLIDLVNEIASISDYRCTVKKQYCNLARRLKLLTPMFEEIRDSKEAVPGETLKALLSFMEALESAKDLLRIGSESSKIYLVLEREQIMKKFHEVTSQLEQALSGISYENLDISDEVKEQVELVLAQFRRANGRFDSPDVELYEDLLSLYSRNDAATDPAVLKRLVEKLELAGIAELTQESLALHEMVTSSGGDPGESIEKMSMLLKKIKDFVQTENPDLDAPATEKNILASCSGQASTDKNHKVPPVIPDDFRCPISLELMKDPVIVSTGQTYERSCIEKWLEAGHGTCPKTQQNLSNTTLTPNYALRSLIAQWCEANGIEPPKRPNARLNKTASACSPAERTKIEILLRKLTSANPEDQRSAAGEIRLLAKRNADNRVAIAEAGAIPRLVGLLSTPDSRTQEHAVTALLNLSICEDNKGSIISCGAVPGIVHVLKNGGMEARENAAATLFSLSVVDENKVRIGASGAIPPLVTLLSEGTQRGKKDAATALFNLCIYQGNKGKAVRAGVVSTLMQLLTEPGGGMVDEALAILAILASHPEGKSAIGAAEAVPVLVEVIGTGSPRNRENAAAVLVHLCSGDQQHIVEAQELGVMGSLMELAQNGTDRGKRKAAQLLERINRFVEQQTQHAQAQAKAQSETETQQSQPPPSTTNAVDS